A genomic window from Silene latifolia isolate original U9 population chromosome 11, ASM4854445v1, whole genome shotgun sequence includes:
- the LOC141614448 gene encoding secreted RxLR effector protein 161-like, with protein sequence MKDLGEADVILGVRVMKTSSGISLSQSHYVEKVLKKFNSFDVAPARTPYDASISLCKNLGDSVSQEEYAKIIGSVMFLMNCTRPDIAYAVSRLSRYTHNPSAEHWNALRRLLKYLKGTIDLCLHYGKFPAVLEGYCDANWVAGNDEIHSTSGYVFTLGGGAISWKSAKQTCIASSTMESEFIALELAGQEADWLRNLLADVPLWGTVAPVSLLS encoded by the coding sequence atgaaagacttaggagaagctgatgttatccttgGAGTTAGAGTTATGAAAACCTCAAGTGGTATATCTCTTAGTCAATcacattatgttgaaaaagtgttgaagaAATTTAATAGTTTTGATGTTGCACCTGCTAGAACTCCTTATGATGCTAGTATATCTTTGTGTAAGAACTTGGGTGATAGTGTCTCACAAGAAGAATATGCTAAAATTATAGGAAGTGTTATGTTCctcatgaactgtactcgaccagacaTTGCTTATGCTGTTAGTAGGCTGAGTCGATATACACATAACCCCAGTGCCGAGCATTGGAATGCACTTCGTCGTTTACTTAAATACCTGAAAGGAACAATTGATTTGTGTTTGCATTATGGTAAATTTCCTGCTGttttagaaggatattgtgatgcaaattgggttgcAGGTAATGATGAAATACATTCCACTAGTGGTTATGTGTTCACCTTGGGTGGAGgagctatatcgtggaagtctgcAAAACAGACTTGTATAGCTAGCTccaccatggaatctgagttcattgctcttgagttggcaggtcAAGAAGCAGATTGGTTGAGGAACCTACTAGCAGACGTGCCTTTGTGGGGGACAGTTGCACCAGTCTCCCTTCTCTCGTGA
- the LOC141612129 gene encoding uncharacterized protein LOC141612129 → MEKEVVKNQHPHTSNTNSISTSTSLRERQIIGDGLIKPPQSADFVLQWGNRKRLRCMKIQAKNETAPMTRTTVRRVITSDGNDNKNIPSGSNGNHSINGHFNLRQRSASPARLPARALRNTDSPGMKGVHHNNNSNSNNNNGGVRGLASPDRGEKKSGAHHNHDNMMINGGGKTTSSETKNGTSSGGGSDVVWPPKFMIALTNKEKEEDFMAIKGSKLPQRPKKRAKFIQRTLNLVSPGGWLCDLTLERYEVREKKISKKRPRGLKAMGNYMDSDSE, encoded by the exons ATGGAAAAGGAAGTGGTAAAGAATCAGCATCCACACACTAGCAATACCAATAGTATTAGTACTTCCACCAGCCTTAGAGAAAGGCAAATAATTGGGGACGGATTAATCAAGCCTCCTCAGTCTGCCGATTTTGTGTTGCAGTGGGGGAATCGGAAGCGCCTTCGGTGTATGAAAATCCAAGCTAAGAACGAGACAGCCCCAATGACCCGAACAACTGTGCGGCGTGTGATTACATCCGATGGTAACGATAACAAAAATATCCCTAGTGGTAGTAATGGCAATCATTCAATCAATGGGCATTTTAATCTTCGTCAACGATCTGCATCCCCAGCTCGACTCCCTGCTCGCGCTCTCAG GAATACAGACAGTCCAGGAATGAAAGGGGTGCAtcataataacaatagtaatagtaataataataatggtgggGTGAGAGGGTTGGCGTCTCCTGATAGAGGGGAGAAGAAAAGTGGGGCCCATCATAACCATGATAATATGATGATCAATGGTGGGGGAAAGACAACGTCGTCTGAGACGAAAAATGGGACGTCGTCTGGTGGTGGGAGCGATGTTGTTTGGCCACCAAAGTTTATGATTGCTCTAACAAATAAAGAAAAGGAGGAAGATTTTATGGCTATTAAAGGGTCTAAACTTCCTCAAAGACCCAAAAAACGTGCCAAGTTTATCCAACGTACCCTCAAT TTGGTGAGCCCCGGAGGATGGCTGTGCGATCTAACCTTGGAGCGGTACGAGGTTCGAGAGAAGAAGATTTCTAAGAAG AGACCAAGAGGGTTGAAAGCAATGGGCAATTACATGGACTCGGACTCAGAGTAG